In Pseudomonas saponiphila, the genomic stretch GCGTTCATCTGGATCCTGCTGCCGTTCTACGGGGCGCTGTTCTGGGCGGTGCTGATGGCCTTTCTGTCGCTGTTGCCGGCGGTGGGGGCGGGGATTGTCTGGGGGCCGGTGGCGGTGTATTTCCTGGTCAGCGGCGCGATCTGGCAAGGGGTGCTGCTGGTGCTGTTCGGGGTGCTGGTGATCGGTCTGGTGGACAACCTGCTGCGCCCGATCCTGGTGGGCAAGGACACGCGGATGCCGGATTACCTGATCCTGATCTCGACCCTGGGCGGGCTGGCGGTTTTCGGCCTCAACGGTTTTGTCATCGGGCCGTTGATCGCTGCATTGTTCATGTCGAGCTGGGCGCTGTTCGGCGAAACCCGGCATCGGGTGCGATTGCCCTAGTACTGGATGGCCCGGTGCTACGAAACATCACCTATTGCGTTGTCGGAGATTGCTACCGGTGCTACCGGCATGGACGCTTCAGTCCACCACCTGATCGAGCATGTGCAGCACTTCCTGCTCGTTGAGCAGGCCCTTGCGCACCAGGTTCTGGGTCAGCAGCGAAAGGAACTTGGCGCTGCGATGGCCTTCCAGATGCTTGAGTTCGGTCAGGGCGTCGTACACCCGGCTGGAGGTGCAGAGGCCTTCGACGCGGTGCGGGTTTTGCGTGGGCATGGGGTTCGTCCTTGTTGTTATGGGCCTGTTGTGGCGGGGCTGCTATGACAGGCGCGGGGCGAGCGGACCCGATTGATCTTGCAGTCCCTGAATGACACATGCGTGACAGTCCCATGTCGCCCGACGCGTCGCTGGGATGGGCACACTATTGCCGGATTTTCAGGCAAATACTGTTCCAATCGCGACATGATGCTGAGCTATTCAGACATTTGGGTGATGGCAAAATGCAACAAGCCCCGCTGGATGGGCGGGGCCTGTGGTTGTTTCAGTGCTGTGTTACCAGCGGCCGGGACCCGGGCCGTAGTAGTAATGAGGGTGGCCGTAGTAGCCGCGGGGCGGGCCGTAGTACACCGGTGCCGGGCGGTAGTAGACCGGTTGCTGTACATAGACCGGGGCCGGCTGGTAGTAGACCGGCGGCGGTGGCGCGGCGTACACCGGTTGCGGCTGGACATACACCGGCGCCTGCTGCACATAGACCGGACGATCCTGGTTGGCGATCACCGAACCCACTACGGCTGCGCCGACAACAGCACCCAATGCGGCGGGCCCGGCCCAGCCACCGCCGTGGGCGGATGCCTGGCCTGCAACAGCGAGTGCGCCAATGAGCAAGGCTATCTTGGGGATTTTGGAAATCATGGTTGTTCCTCGGTTCAACCTCCGCGTTCATGGTCTGCACCAGACTCAAGAACTGACGCGGGGATACTTCTAAGACAGCGGTTTCTGCAAAATCTGCACAGCCGCTGAGTAAATATTGTGTAAGGTCTGTACCGGCCTCTTTACCGTCATCCCTGGGCGCCGAAGAGGCCTGTGAACCCGCGGCGATATGATCGGGCACAAGGGCTTGGCTGACCAATCCCGTCTATCCGAAAGTGCCCAGCAAGGAGATGAACATGCAAATGAATCCCGACAAAGACACCCAGCTGTGCATGTCGCTGTCCGGGCGTCCGGGGAATTTCGGCCTGCGCTTTCACAATCACCTGTATGAGCAGTTGGGGCTCAACTTCTATTACAAGGCTTTCAGCAGCCGGGACCTGCCCGGCGCGGTGCGAGGGATTCGCGCGTTGGGTATTCGTGGCTGCGGCGTGTCCATGCCGTTCAAGGAAGACTGCATCGCCCTGGTGGATGAGCTGGATGCCTCGGCCCGTGCGATTGCCTCGATCAATACCATCGTCAATACCGACGGCCATCTGAAGGCCTACAACACTGATTACATCGCCGTGGCTCGCTTGCTGGCCGAACACGCCGTGCCCCGGGAGTCGACCTTCGCCCTGCGCGGCAGCGGCGGCATGGCCAAGGCTGTGGCCAGTGCCTTGCGTGATGGCGGATATGCCCGCGGGGTAATCGTGGCCCGCAACGAAGTGGCCGGGCGTGCTCTGGCCAGTTCCCTGGGCTATGAGTGGCAGGCCGAGTTGGGCAGCCTGCGGCCGCAGATGCTGATCAACGTGACCCCGATCGGCATGAGCGGCGGGCCTGAAGCGCAGCAACTGGCGTTCGACGCCGAGGCGATCGCGGCGGCGGACAGGGTGTTCGATGTGGTGGCGGTGCCGCCGCAGACGCCGTTGATCCTGCGGGCCCAGGCCGAGGGCAAGCCGGTCATCACCGGCCTGGAAGTGATTGCCATCCAGGCTCTGGAGCAGTTCGTGCTGTATACCGGGGTGCGCCCGAGCGAGGAGCAGTTCCAGAAGGCCGTGGCCTTCGCCCGGGCCTGAAACCGAAACCCTGTAGCCGCTGCCGCAGGCTGTGATCGGGTCCTGACGGCCTTCGGCGCCCGCAAGGGTGCCGCGCCGTTTTTGGAGGGCAATCGCAGCTTTCGGCAGCGGCTATGAGCATCAGCCTTCGAGCTGGGCCAGGCGCTGTTCCAGGGCGGCAATCCGTGCTTCCAGTTCTTCGATGCGTTCCACTGAAACGCCGCTGCCCGTGCCGCGTTCCACCGGGTTGCCGCGGGCGGCGAGAATCGCCTCGATGTCCGCCGGGTCGCCCAGGGCATGGGTGTAGCGGTCTTCGCGCTGACCGGCCTGACGCGGAATGTGCAGGGCCAGGCCTCGGGCGATCAGGCGTTCGAGCTGGTGCAGGACTTGCTCGCTGTCTTCGAAATCATGCATGCGGCCGCTGCGGGTCAGCAGCTCGTTGACGGTTTGCGGCCCGCGCAGAAACATCAGGCCGCAGAGGATCAACTGCGCCGGCACCAGTTCCAGGGCCTTGTCCAGGCGCTGTTCCCAGCGATCGGCGCGGCTGCCCATGACCAGCCGGGTGAACCCCCGGGCTTCGAGGGCGCGCAGGCTTTGGCCAACCTGGCCCGGGGTCAGGTTCATCACCGGTTCGCGGCTGGTTTTCTGATTGCAGGCCAGCACCAGGGCGTTGAGGGTCAGGGGGTAGGTTTCCGGGTTGGTGGCCTGCTTTTCGATCAACGAACCCAGGATGCGGATATCGCTGCTGCTCAAGCGCAGTTCTTCGCCGGGAGTGTCGTGCTCGTCGCTCATAAGTGCTGGTCCCTTGGTCACTGATGGGTGGGTCGTGAAAAACCGCAACAGGGCCTGGATCGGCGCCGCGGTTGTTCCGTGGCCGGGTGGGCCACCTTGGAGGGGCTCTGTTTTACCTTCAGAACCCGGATCTTGCCATCAGAACTTGGTCGGACCCGGACAGATTCCGGGTTTGCCGGAGTGCCCCCGCCCTGCGCTGTGGGCGAGGGCGACCCGCTCAGCTCGGTTGCGGATCTGTTGCCGGCTGTGTCGCCGGCGTCGAGTCTGCGGCGGCTGCGGGCTCCCCCGATGCTTCCAGGCACTGGCGGCTGAAGCGGGCGACGGCGAGCAGGGCGTTTCTCGCGGAACGCAGGTAGAACGCCTGCAACTGGAAGACGTGCCAGCGCTCCTCAAAGATTTCCAGGCGGCAGCTCACCCCAGCCTGCCGGGCGCGCTCGGCCAGGCGCACCGAGTCCGACAGCAGCAACTCCTGGTCGCCCACTTGGATCAGCATGGGCGGCAGGCCACGCAGGTCCGCCTCCAGGGGGCGATGGGTCAGGGTTGGCGCTGGCGCCGCGTAGGCCTTGAGGGCTTGCTCCAGCCAGTCGCGGCGAATCATCGGGTCGACCGTCTGGCGCGATTGCAGACTGGCGCCGCGCAGATCCGGATCAGTGACCGGCGACAGCAGTATCAGCCCGGCGGCAATCGCCTCGCCGCGCTGTTTCAGAGCCAGGGCCAAGGCCAGGACCAGGGCGCCCCCGGCGGAGTCGCCGGCAATCAGCAGTTGTTCGGCCGGGCAGCCCTGGGCGCGGATGGCGTCGTAACAGGCCAGGCAATCCTCCAGCGCGGCGGGGTAGGGATGCTCCGGTGCCAGTCGGTAGTCGGGCACCCAGACGCTGCAGCCGCTATCCCGGGCCAGACGGCTGGTGACACTGAAGTGGCTGTGAGGGCTGCCCAGGCAGAAGGCGCCGCCGTGCAGGTAGAGAATCACGCCTTTGCCGGGCGTGGCAGCGGCTTCGACTTTTTGCACCGGCAAGCTGCCCAGCCAGTGCCACCGGCGGCGAACCCCGGCACAGCCGGGCATCAGCCAGGCCAGGGCGTTGACGAGCTGGCGTTGGCGCACCAGCTCCCGGGGCGGGCCGATCAGGGCGCGGAAGCTGGCCCGCAGGAACAGCCGCAGCCAGGCCGCGCTACCCCGTTCCAGCCAATCCCGCGGTGACGCCACGCGCAGCCCGTCGGCCGCCGCCGAGTGCCGTTCCAGGGAGCCGGCGAAACGATAGGCGGCAAGCCCGGCATAGCGGGTCAGCCATCTGTAGGTCCAGGTGAATCCGGGCCAGTTGGTGCTGTTGTGGCCGCGGGCGTCGACGTACCAGCTGGTGCAGCCGCTCCAGACCGAATCGGCCAGACGCCGCTGGATCTGCTGTTGCAGGCGCTGGTGCGGGGCCTCCTCCACTTCCAGGGTTTGCGCGCCGCTGGCCAGCAGTGCCTGGCGGGCCTT encodes the following:
- a CDS encoding shikimate 5-dehydrogenase, coding for MQMNPDKDTQLCMSLSGRPGNFGLRFHNHLYEQLGLNFYYKAFSSRDLPGAVRGIRALGIRGCGVSMPFKEDCIALVDELDASARAIASINTIVNTDGHLKAYNTDYIAVARLLAEHAVPRESTFALRGSGGMAKAVASALRDGGYARGVIVARNEVAGRALASSLGYEWQAELGSLRPQMLINVTPIGMSGGPEAQQLAFDAEAIAAADRVFDVVAVPPQTPLILRAQAEGKPVITGLEVIAIQALEQFVLYTGVRPSEEQFQKAVAFARA
- a CDS encoding YceH family protein, producing MSDEHDTPGEELRLSSSDIRILGSLIEKQATNPETYPLTLNALVLACNQKTSREPVMNLTPGQVGQSLRALEARGFTRLVMGSRADRWEQRLDKALELVPAQLILCGLMFLRGPQTVNELLTRSGRMHDFEDSEQVLHQLERLIARGLALHIPRQAGQREDRYTHALGDPADIEAILAARGNPVERGTGSGVSVERIEELEARIAALEQRLAQLEG
- a CDS encoding flavin-containing monooxygenase, giving the protein MPESTAPQNLCSSPCAPLEALIIGAGFGGLGMAIALRKAGVSRFLLLEKGQDVGGVWRDNTYPGAACDVPSHLYSFSFEPNPRWSRVFAPQAEIHDYLQHCARTYDLLQHIHFGSEVRHARFDETGHYWQVICNDGQEHFTRLLISAVGQLSRPALPKLPGMDTFRGKVFHSAHWDHHYPLADKRVAVIGTGASAIQFVPQIADQVAALKVFQRSPAYIMPKADRAYSEQEKQRLARQPWRLKLLRAAHYLHFESRALGFTRLKGLTQWVVGIPFRQLLEASVPDPELRRQMTPDYPIGCKRILLSNDYLKTFARPHVELLTQGIARITEHGIETLDGQQHPVDAIIYGTGFAATEFLAPMHISGRNGLELNQAWQAGASAYLGLSVPGFPNFFMLYGPNTNLGHNSIIHMLESQISHVLKARQALLASGAQTLEVEEAPHQRLQQQIQRRLADSVWSGCTSWYVDARGHNSTNWPGFTWTYRWLTRYAGLAAYRFAGSLERHSAAADGLRVASPRDWLERGSAAWLRLFLRASFRALIGPPRELVRQRQLVNALAWLMPGCAGVRRRWHWLGSLPVQKVEAAATPGKGVILYLHGGAFCLGSPHSHFSVTSRLARDSGCSVWVPDYRLAPEHPYPAALEDCLACYDAIRAQGCPAEQLLIAGDSAGGALVLALALALKQRGEAIAAGLILLSPVTDPDLRGASLQSRQTVDPMIRRDWLEQALKAYAAPAPTLTHRPLEADLRGLPPMLIQVGDQELLLSDSVRLAERARQAGVSCRLEIFEERWHVFQLQAFYLRSARNALLAVARFSRQCLEASGEPAAAADSTPATQPATDPQPS